A DNA window from Zingiber officinale cultivar Zhangliang chromosome 3A, Zo_v1.1, whole genome shotgun sequence contains the following coding sequences:
- the LOC122053016 gene encoding peroxidase 4-like, giving the protein MTSSPSIFAVLALVLLLGTSSAQLSTNFYASSCPSLLSTVKSAVQSAIDNERRMGASLLRLFFHDCFVNGCDGSILLDDTSSFMGEKTANPNNNSVRGFDVVDSIKTAVENACSGVVSCADILAITARDSVVILGGPSWDVKLGRRDSRTASLSTANRNIPPPTSSLSNLTSSFANQGLSTRDLVALSGAHTIGQARCTSFRSRIYNDTNIDSSFAQTRQSNCPRTSGSGDNGLAPLDLQTPTAFDNDYYANLVSQKGLLHTDQELYNGGSTDSQVSSYSSSQSSFFSDFTAAMIRMGDISPLTGSDGEIRKNCRRVN; this is encoded by the exons ATGACTTCTTCTCCCAGTATCTTTGCTGTTCTTGCACTTGTCCTCCTCCTCGGAACCTCCTCTGCTCAACTGTCGACCAACTTCTACGCCTCCTCCTGCCCCAGCCTCCTTAGCACGGTTAAAAGCGCGGTACAATCAGCCATTGACAATGAGAGACGGATGGGCGCATCTCTTCTTCGCCTCTTCTTCCACGATTGCTTCGTGAAC GGGTGCGATGGCTCGATATTGTTGGATGACACGTCGAGCTTTATGGGGGAGAAAACTGCCAACCCTAACAATAACTCGGTGAGGGGGTTCGACGTCGTTGACAGCATCAAGACTGCAGTGGAGAACGCGTGCTCGGGTGTTGTATCGTGCGCGGACATATTGGCGATCACTGCAAGAGACTCGGTGGTGATA CTTGGAGGGCCTAGTTGGGATGTGAAACTAGGGAGGAGAGACTCGAGGACGGCAAGCTTGTCTACTGCTAACAGAAACATCCCCCCACCAACTTCTTCACTTAGCAACCTCACATCCTCCTTCGCAAACCAGGGCCTCTCGACCAGGGACTTGGTGGCACTGTCCG GTGCCCACACAATTGGGCAAGCAAGGTGCACCTCTTTCAGGTCACGCATTTACAACGACACCAATATCGATAGCTCCTTCGCGCAAACAAGGCAGTCGAATTGCCCGAGAACGTCGGGGTCCGGAGACAACGGCTTGGCACCGCTGGACCTGCAGACTCCCACAGCGTTCGACAACGACTACTACGCGAACCTCGTCAGCCAGAAGGGTCTACTGCACACGGATCAAGAGCTCTACAATGGCGGCTCGACCGACTCGCAGGTGAGTTCCTACAGCAGCAGCCAGAGCTCTTTCTTCTCCGACTTCACCGCCGCCATGATCAGGATGGGAGACATCAGTCCCCTCACGGGCTCCGATGGTGAGATCAGGAAGAACTGCAGGAGGGTTAATTAA